From Dechloromonas sp. A34:
AGATGCTGCCTATCGTCGATAAGCCGCTGATCCAGTTCGCCGTCGAAGAAGCCGTCGCAGCCGGGATTACCGACATGGTTTTCGTCACCGGTCGTTCCAAGCGCTCGATCGAGGATCACTTCGATAAGGCCTACGAGCTGGAAAGCGAACTCGAAGCGCGCGGCAAGAGCGAACTGCTCGAATTCGTGCGCAACATGATTCCGAAGAGCATCAACTGCATCTACATCCGCCAGGCCGAAGCCCTTGGCCTCGGCCATGCCGTGCTCTGCGCCAAGCCGGTGATCGGCGACGAACCGTTCGCCGTGCTGCTTGCCGACGACTTGCTGGATGGCGATCCGCCGGTCATGAAGCAGATGACCGACACCTACGATTACTACCGCTGCTCGGTGCTCGGCGTGCAGGATGTGCCGCGCGCCGATACGCGCAGCTACGGCATCGTCGATGCCCGGCGGGTGGCCGATCGGCTGGAGCAGGTCAATGCCATCGTCGAAAAACCGAAACCCGAGGATGCGCCGTCCACGCTGGCCGTGGTCGGTCGCTACATCCTGACGCCGCGTATTTTTCACCATCTGGAAACCATCCAGCCCGGGGCCGGCGGAGAGATTCAATTGACCGACGGTATCGCCTCCTTGCTCAGCGAAGAGCAGGTTCTCGCCTATCGCTATCACGGCACCCGTTACGACTGCGGTTCAAAGCTGGGCTACCTGCAGGCGACGGTCGTTTTCGGCCAGCGCCACCCGGAAGTCGGGCCGGAGTTCGACGCCTATTTGAAGAGCCTGGAGAAGTAAATGGACGACAAAAAAGCCCGCGCTTTGCTCGCCAATGCCGATCTGATTCATTCCGAAGAAACCGTTCAGGCCGCGCTGACGCACGTTGCCGGCCTGATCCGCGAACGCCTGGCTGACAAGAACCCGCTGGTCCTCTGCGTGATGACCGGCGGCGTGATCTTCTGCGGCCAGTTGCTGCCGAAACTCGATTTTCCGATCGATTTCGACTATCTGCATGCCACCCGCTACGGCCCGGAAACCCAGGGCGGCAAGATTTCCTGGCGGATGGCCCCGTGGACCTCGGTCAAGGGGCGGACCGTGCTGGTTGTCGATGACATCCTCGACGAAGGCGTCACCCTGGCTGCAGTCAAGGAGAGCCTGAGCCGCCTTGGGGCGGCCGAGGTGCTGCTGGCCGTGTTCACCGACAAGCTGAATGGCAAGGCCAAGCCGATCGCCGCCGATTTTGTCGGCCTGACCGTGCCGGATCGCTTCGTCTTCGGCTATGGCATGGATGTCGACGGCGCCTGGCGCAATCTGCCGGCCATCTACGCCATGAAGGACGATTGATGAGCGGTGCGACCATTGCCGATTTCATCGGCTATTGGGAAGTGGAAGGTCAGAATTATGTCCGGCGCGGCGATTACGAGTGGATGGCCTCGCTGGTGCCGGGGCCGCGCGTACTCGAAATCGGCAGCGGTGTCGGTTTCGCGACCCAGGCGCTGGCGGCCCGCGGTCTGAGCGTGCTGGCACTCGATGCGCTGGCCGAGTGCATGGAAGCCACCCGGCAGCGGGTTGAAGGCAAAGGCGTTACCTTGTTGCAGGCCGAACTGACCGCCCTGAACGCCGAGCAGCGCGCCCGGATCGAAGCCTTTGCGCCCGACACCGTCGTCTGCTGGCTGATGGGGGCGCCGGCCGAAACGACCGGCGCAACGGCCAGTGACGGCGGCCAGGCGGTGGTCGTTTACCGTGAAAAAATTCATCGCCTGGTGGCCGAACTGGCGGCCAGCCTGCCCAGCGTGCGAGCTTTGCATTTTGTCGACCGCACGGCGATTCCCTGGCAGGCCAAGGATATCGGTCGCGACACCCTGGTCAGCTACCACATCGGAAAAACGCTGCGCGATCTGCCCTTTGCCGCCGATCGCCGCAATGCCCTTTACCGCAAGCTCGACGACAATAGCGCCGAGCTGGCGAAACTTCGCAATTCGCACCCCGCCATGAAGAGCGTGGTGCCGACGCTGGCCTCGCTGCTGGTCGAAAGGAAATAACAAGATGCTGGCTATCATCGGTGGCAGTGGTCTGACGACCCTCTCCAACCTGGACGTTTCGCATCGCGAAGTCGTCCGCACCCCCTACGGCGAGCCTTCCGGCGCCGTAGTCTTCGGCCAGATCTGTGGCCAGCCGGCGATGTTCCTGCCGCGTCACGGCTACGGTCACACCATTCCGCCGCACATGGTCAATTACCGCGCCAATCTGTGGGCGCTGCATCACCACAAGGCGACCGGCGTCATTTCGGTCGCTTCGGTTGGCGGCATACGCGGCGACCTGCAACCGGGTGACATCGTGCTGCCCAACCAGATCATCGATTACACCTGGGGGCGGAAATCGACCTATTTCGATGGTGCCGGTACGCCGGTTACTCATATCGACTTCACCGAACCCTATGACCACGACCTGTGCCGCCGCATTCGCGAAGCCGGCGAGCAGCTGGGACTGGAGGTCAAGGTCGGTGGCGTGTATGCCGCTACCCAGGGACCGCGCCTCGAAACGGCGGCCGAAGTCAATCGCCTGGAACGCGACGGAGTCGACCTGATCGGCATGACCGGCATGCCGGAAGCGGCCCTGGCGCGCGAACTCGGCTTGCCCTATGCCGCCATCAATGTTGTTGCCAACCATGCGGCGGGGCGGGGCAGCAGTGCCACTGGCATCCATTTTGAAAGCCTCGATGTCGTGCTTCAGGAGGCGATGGGCCGGGTCAAGGCGATCATCGAAAAACTGGTCGGCTGCCAGGAAATTCCCCAGCCGCCAGCCGGAACACCGGATTCGGCTTAAACCTTCAGCCGCTCCATGAGCTCCGTTTCGAGGCGGATGCGGCTGGCGCTTTCGCGCAGGTCGCCGCCGCTGATCAGGAACACGTCTTCGGCGCGCTCGCCGAGGGTGGTGATCTTGGCGGTGTGCAGGTTGGCACCGTGTTCGGCCAGCGTGATGGCGACGGTGTAAAGCAGGCCGGGGCGGTCGGCGGCAACCAGCGAGAGGATGAAATGGGCGCCTTTTTCGTCGCCCAGGATGCTGGCCTCTGGCTTGATCGGGAAGTGCTTGACCTGGCGCGACAGACGACCCTGCGACGGGGCTTCCGGCGGTAATTGCCGCATCAGGCGCTGTTCCATTTCGTGCTCGATGTAGGGCACCATTTCCCGATTGTTGTCGCGATTTTCGACGTCGAGCACGACGAAGCTGTCCAGCGCATAACCGTGAGCCGTGGTGTGGATCTTGGCATCGACGATGCTGTAGCCGTTACGGGCGAAGAAGCCGACGATGCGGGCGAAGAGGTCGGGCTGGTCCTGGGTGTAGACCATGACCTGCAAGCCTTCGCCATCCTGGTAAAGGCGGGCGCGCACCACCGGCTGGTTGTTGAAGATGCGGTAGTGCAGGGCACGCGTGTGCCAGGCGATTTCTTCGGCCGAATGACGCAGGAAATAGACGGTGTCGAGCTGCTTCCAGAGCCGTTCATGCACGGTGTCCGAGAGGGCGAAGAAGCGCAGCAGACGCATCGCTTCGGACTGTCGCTCGGCGATGATGCCGTGCGGTGCCGGGCTTCGCCCTGGGTCAAGTGGTGCAGGGTCAAATAGTAAAGATCGGCCAGCAGCTTGCCTTTCCACTGGTTCCAGACCTTCGGGCTGGTGCCGCGGATGTCGGCGTGGGTGAGCAGGTAAATTGCTGCGAGGTGACGGGTATCGCCGACCAGACGGCTGAAAGCGGCGATCACGTCGGGGTCGGTCAGGTCTTCCTTCTGGGCGACTTGCGACATGACCAGATGATTCTTGACCAGCCAGACAACCAATTCGCTGTCTTCGGCATCGAGTCCGTGCTGTTCGCAGAAGTCCTGCGCATCGACCGTGCCGAGTGCTGAGTGGTCGCCGCCGCGGCCCTTGGCGATATCGTGGAAGAGGGCGGCAACATAGAGCAGCCACGGACGATCGAGTTCGCTGACGATGCGCGAGCAGAGCGGGTACTCGTGGGCGAACTCGCTCATCGTGAAGCGGCGCAGGTTGCGCAGGACCTGCAGGATATGCTGGTCAACCGTGTAGACGTGGAAGAGGTCGTGCTGCATCTGGCCGACGATGCGACCAAAGTTGGGCAGGTAGGCGCCGAGGATGTCGAGCTGGTTCATGCGCCGGAATTCGTGGACCACGCCTTGTTCGCTCTGGAACAGCCGGATGAAGGCGGCGCAATTTTCCGGGGCAGCGCGGAATTCGGGGGTGATCAGTTCGCGGGCGCGCCACAGGGCGCGCAGCGTGCGGGCGGTCATGCCGTGCAGTTCATGACTCTCCTGCATGACCAGAAAACTGTCGAGAATCGCTGCCGGGGCGCGTTGGAACAGGTTTTCGTCTCGGATGTCGAGCAAATTGCCAACCGACTGGAAATTGTCGTCGAGCATCTGCGGCACCTGTTCATCTTCCGGAGCGAGGGCGGCACCCATGTTCTGGAGCAGGATGGTGTTGAGCAGGGTGACCGCCTTGGCGTTCCGGTAATACTCCTGCATCAGCTGTTCCGATGCGCGGCGGGCCTCGGTCGAGGCAAAGCCGAGTTTGGTTGCCAGCGAATTCTGGTAGTCGAAGAGCAGGCGGTCTTCACGTCGGCTGGCCGTGTAATGCAGGCGGATGCGCAGATGGCGCAGGTATTCCTCGTACTGTTCGCCCTGGGCTTGTTCCTCCGGCGTCAGGAAGCCGTTCTTCTCGAGGTCGGCCCAGGTCGAGCCGTAGCCGGCTGCCTGGGCAATCCAGAAGATGACCTGGAGATCGCGCAGGCCGCCGGGGGAATCCTTGCAGTTCGGCTCCAGGCTGTAGGGGGTTTCGTTGAAGCGCTGGTAGCGTTCCTGCTGCTCAAGGCGCTTGGCCTCGAAGAAGACCAGGGGGTCGAGGTTGCCGCGCAGGCGCTTCTCGAAGGTCGCGAACAGCTTCGCGTTGCCGGTCAGCAGACGGGCTTCGAGCAGTGCTGTCTGGACCGTGATGTCCTTGGCGGCT
This genomic window contains:
- the glnD gene encoding [protein-PII] uridylyltransferase, with product MSIDVAALRAEVKNRQNQLQQEYEQAGDARSLLRQRCALVDDILKQLWASLNFPASLTLAAVGGYGRGELYPASDIDLLILLPQEASATVQAKLERLIGHFWDIGLEIGHSVRTIQDCLTEAAKDITVQTALLEARLLTGNAKLFATFEKRLRGNLDPLVFFEAKRLEQQERYQRFNETPYSLEPNCKDSPGGLRDLQVIFWIAQAAGYGSTWADLEKNGFLTPEEQAQGEQYEEYLRHLRIRLHYTASRREDRLLFDYQNSLATKLGFASTEARRASEQLMQEYYRNAKAVTLLNTILLQNMGAALAPEDEQVPQMLDDNFQSVGNLLDIRDENLFQRAPAAILDSFLVMQESHELHGMTARTLRALWRARELITPEFRAAPENCAAFIRLFQSEQGVVHEFRRMNQLDILGAYLPNFGRIVGQMQHDLFHVYTVDQHILQVLRNLRRFTMSEFAHEYPLCSRIVSELDRPWLLYVAALFHDIAKGRGGDHSALGTVDAQDFCEQHGLDAEDSELVVWLVKNHLVMSQVAQKEDLTDPDVIAAFSRLVGDTRHLAAIYLLTHADIRGTSPKVWNQWKGKLLADLYYLTLHHLTQGEARHRTASSPSDSPKRCVCCASSPSRTPCMNGSGSSSTPSISCVIRPKKSPGTRVPCTTASSTTSRWCAPAFTRMAKACRSWSTPRTSPTSSPASSASSPVTATASSMPRSTPRLTVMRWTASSCSTSKIATTIGKWCPTSSTKWNSA
- a CDS encoding ACT domain-containing protein gives rise to the protein MLDVENRDNNREMVPYIEHEMEQRLMRQLPPEAPSQGRLSRQVKHFPIKPEASILGDEKGAHFILSLVAADRPGLLYTVAITLAEHGANLHTAKITTLGERAEDVFLISGGDLRESASRIRLETELMERLKV
- a CDS encoding hypoxanthine-guanine phosphoribosyltransferase, giving the protein MDDKKARALLANADLIHSEETVQAALTHVAGLIRERLADKNPLVLCVMTGGVIFCGQLLPKLDFPIDFDYLHATRYGPETQGGKISWRMAPWTSVKGRTVLVVDDILDEGVTLAAVKESLSRLGAAEVLLAVFTDKLNGKAKPIAADFVGLTVPDRFVFGYGMDVDGAWRNLPAIYAMKDD
- a CDS encoding S-methyl-5'-thioinosine phosphorylase; its protein translation is MLAIIGGSGLTTLSNLDVSHREVVRTPYGEPSGAVVFGQICGQPAMFLPRHGYGHTIPPHMVNYRANLWALHHHKATGVISVASVGGIRGDLQPGDIVLPNQIIDYTWGRKSTYFDGAGTPVTHIDFTEPYDHDLCRRIREAGEQLGLEVKVGGVYAATQGPRLETAAEVNRLERDGVDLIGMTGMPEAALARELGLPYAAINVVANHAAGRGSSATGIHFESLDVVLQEAMGRVKAIIEKLVGCQEIPQPPAGTPDSA
- the galU gene encoding UTP--glucose-1-phosphate uridylyltransferase GalU gives rise to the protein MKKVRKAVFPVAGLGTRFLPATKASPKEMLPIVDKPLIQFAVEEAVAAGITDMVFVTGRSKRSIEDHFDKAYELESELEARGKSELLEFVRNMIPKSINCIYIRQAEALGLGHAVLCAKPVIGDEPFAVLLADDLLDGDPPVMKQMTDTYDYYRCSVLGVQDVPRADTRSYGIVDARRVADRLEQVNAIVEKPKPEDAPSTLAVVGRYILTPRIFHHLETIQPGAGGEIQLTDGIASLLSEEQVLAYRYHGTRYDCGSKLGYLQATVVFGQRHPEVGPEFDAYLKSLEK
- a CDS encoding class I SAM-dependent methyltransferase; translated protein: MSGATIADFIGYWEVEGQNYVRRGDYEWMASLVPGPRVLEIGSGVGFATQALAARGLSVLALDALAECMEATRQRVEGKGVTLLQAELTALNAEQRARIEAFAPDTVVCWLMGAPAETTGATASDGGQAVVVYREKIHRLVAELAASLPSVRALHFVDRTAIPWQAKDIGRDTLVSYHIGKTLRDLPFAADRRNALYRKLDDNSAELAKLRNSHPAMKSVVPTLASLLVERK